Below is a genomic region from Zonotrichia leucophrys gambelii isolate GWCS_2022_RI chromosome 1A, RI_Zleu_2.0, whole genome shotgun sequence.
ctggctgctccTTTCTCCCTGTGCAGTAGCTACACTCCACGGAGGAAAGGCAACtaaatgcagcttttcctgaTGCTGAGAAGTGATCAAGGGCTGGATGGTGGCAGGTAggtgaggatggggaggagacCCTGGAGCCGCCTGAAATACAGCATGATGAGCCTGTTATTATCACAGCTCAAGGTGTTGTGATTTGCTGCAAAACTTCCTCCAGCCCTGAGTAACACTGTGCTCAGGCAGGGAACACCAACAGCCTATCTCTGAATAAGCCTTCTCCTTGTTATGCTATCATTAGAACAAATTGTCCTTCTGTGAgcaaaaacagagaaggaaagacACTGTTATCTAGCTACTGTTGACAAGCAATTAACTCGGTTTTGGGTCATGCAAGCTCCTTCGCTCCATGCTCCCCCATCCCTCAGCTCACGCCACTTCTGCTTCCCAGCTTCTTTGTGTACCACACCAAGAGAGTGTCCCTGCCTCTCTGTGTCTTTGGTCCCCTCTGTCCCACTGTAGCCACCCTCCCGCTTATCCATCTGGCCCCATGGGGGATGGATCTCCTCACTGAGGCAGAGGAGCCCAGTCTCCTCTGGGCATGCAAAATGCACCAGGGTGTCTCTGCTCAGGGAGCCTGAGGCCACCTTTCAGCTTTGGAAGCCGGTACTCACCTTTTTGAGGAAGGGCCTGCAGCTTTGCCACACACTTAGGGAGAGACGTCCAGTGCAGCCCACGCAGCGGCAGCAGGAGGACGCAGACCACGGAGGAGTTTATCTGGGCAGCCCGGTTATCCCACTCGCTCCTCCTGGTGCTCCGCTGCCTCCCCCTGcctgccaccagctctgctctctcttcttctggagctcctctcctctctctctgactcccccttttccctccctctgctcttgctgctgaTCCATAGTtctctgttggttttttttccctctccctgagGTTGGGTTTGGAGTTAACTCCTCTCTGCCCAGCTTTcctgcaggctcagctgctcccagctcctcctgctgagaAGAGGGTGGCAGAAAGAAATCTCACCACTCTCTAGTGGAAAAGGGAGGATGGAGGGGGAAAGGGTCCCTTGGACCTCAGCAGCCACCTCTCAATGCTGGGTGTTCAAGATGTGTTTTTCAACACCTCCAGGGAACGTAAATATCCCACAACTGTGAGCCTCACCCCTGCCCTGTCACTCAATATAGGGTCATAAACCCTCTGGAGGATGAGCAATTAATTGCTCTCACTAGATTTTATTAGTTCATTGTTAGTAGCACTGAGCAGATTGAGCCTCTCCCACAATGTCTGACctagggaaggaggagaaagccGGTTTTGGATTCCATCCAGTCCAGTCTCCACTCCATCAGTGGTACAGTATGGGAGGAAGGACAAAACCTCCAGGATGACCACCTCCAGAGGTCCAGCTTCATCACAGCTGCCTGGAGACACATGGGGGCTGGCTGAGGTGCCAGGAGAGGACAGTGACCCACGCCATGTCCATCCTGGTGACAGGACCTGCGCCCTGAGGACTTCCAGCTGCACTGCGTACAGCTTGGTGAGTCTTGCTGAGAAAGGACCAAAGGCCACCAGCTTCCCTTCATTGGGAATGTTGTGGGTATCTCTTCCAACGAAGGCGCAGGATGTGGAGAAGGAGACACTGGCCCCTTCTCCCCCACGGCAGCCCAAATTATCCCCACTGGCTCAGTGGCAGGAGGAACCATGTGGTTTCTCCCCCCCACCTGCCCCTCTGGTGGGAAGGAGCGAGGTGTCCCCGCCAGCTCCCTATCAGCCGCTGtaaccagggaaaaggggaaggccATGCCTCGGGACGCGGTGATAACCCAGGGGATGCGGCAGAGTGCAAGCCTGCAGCCGGGCACAGCCTGTCACAGCGCTGCTCGCCATGGAGGGAGCACACcgcagctgcctcctcctcctcctctgcctgctcccaccGCCGGGCGCCCCAGGCCCACCGCCGCCTCTGGAGGAGCCtcgggagccgccgccgccgccgtccAGTCCCGTGGACCCCGCCGCGCACCTGCTGCGCGGGCAGCCCTCGGAGCCGGTGCGGCCCTACAGCCTGTCGCTGTCCCCCGAGGATTACCGCTACGCCCCCAGGCCCCGGCACCTGCGCCCCGGGCGGCTGCGCCGGCTCCTGGGCTCGGCCTTCGACCCCTTCTGGATGGCGACCGAGCAGCCCCGCGGTCGCAACGGGAGCATCCTCGAGGAGAACCTGGAGTCCATGAGCAGGGACCTGGCGGAGAGCGCCGGGCGGTATCGCCGCAAGCTGTGGCGAGAGgcggaggagctggagctgcccgcGCTGCTGCCCCCCGGCCCAGCGCTGCCCCCCGAGCTGGCGGGGGCCCTGGCCCGCGGCCTGCGGCAGTGGCTGGTGGAACGGGCCGCCTGCCGCCTCACCTCCGCCTGGGTGGACCTGGGCCCCGTGTTCTGGCCCCGCTGGGTGCGGCACACCACGTGCGAGAGCGGCCCggccggctgctcctggcccCCCGGCATGGCCTGCCGGCCCGCACAGCTCACCCGCATCaagctgctggcctggcactgctggaaccCGCAGCCCCCCGCGGCCCCCAGCTGCACCTGGCGGCACATCCCCTACCCCGTGGTGGCCGCCTGCAAGTGCTCCTGCCGCTGAGGGGGCCGCGGAGGTGCCTCCCGGGGCCCGCTCCTGCAGGCCTGAAAAGGCAAACATCTGCCTGGACCCGCCCTCGGAGCTGGTGGGAATCccccaaacagaaataaacctccaaacagaaataaacctcCAGGAAGGAAGCGGGGATGCTGTGGTCGTTGCTGTGTCTCACCAAAACCCCTGGGTGGGGGTGCGGCTGCTTCACCCCTCACCCACCACTGCCGTGAGGCATTAGCACCAGCGGAGGCCCTTGTGCGGCTTTTATCTCCAGCAAAGGACGAGGGATGGAGAAATTATGGCACTGAACGGCAGGTTCAGACCCCGTTTGCACCACCCCAGCTGGCTCAGTCCAagctggggctcctctgcctgcctggatggggctgcaggcagggagccagGGCCAGGGCATTCCAGCAGAAGGTACAGGTGGGTCACTGCTGGGGTGGAAACAGCAATGTGGAGAGAGGCTGGAAGGAATCATGGGGCAGTGGGGTATTTTGGGACTGCAACAGGCAGCCTAGTGAGAGTAGAAGTGGAAGGTGGGCCATGCCGCAGAGCTGGAAGCATTTCTGGGGCTAGGTGTGTAtgaaaatgggatgggataggatagTCCCCTACTTTGAGGTAAAATGGGTGAAATATGTGGATCCCCCACCTATCCCACAGTGCAGAGGCTGACAGCTCCAGACTCAGGACTGCCTGAGCAGCATACAGGGTATGAGGTAGTTCAGGGAACCCAGGGTGGGTCCTGCATCCTCAAAAAGTGACATCTGCCTCTACATTCCACTCAGCAAAACAATCCTCTGCTTTCTGAGCTAAAAGTTGTAGATCAGACCTAGGCTGGAAGGCCTTGAAGAAATAAGGAGCAGGAGGACATGCCTGAATTCAACATTAACATGATGCCTCCAAGTCAATGAGTATGGCATTATTCATTACCAGAGTGCCATCATCTGaccctcctgccttcctgggATTCCAGCACTACACAGTCTGTTCCCCAGacagctccccagcctgctgctgagcttggCCTTgaggcaggcagagagcagggagctggctgCTGAGGCACCCGGGAGATacagaggggagagggaggtCAGCGCGTCTGGCGAGAAAAGGAGCAGAGGGTGAGCCCACACATGCATGCAAAAACAATGAGCATCACAGGagggaggctgctcctgctgctccagcctgcagaTGAGCAGAGAGACATCTGTAGGCCTGCTCTGCCAATGAGGAGGACTTGAAACCTGGAGCAGGGTTAAACTGCTTGGGTTGTCTGCCCTGAGTGGAGCAGAGGCATCAGCAGGGATGCCTGCAGAGGGccaggggagagagggagaccAGGGCTAGGGACAAGCAGGAGAGAAATGTGAGGGAGGGCGGTTCAGGTGTGCAATGGAGCTGGGCAGGTAGGGGGAGCAAGGGGTGCACATGCATTGGGCTCAAACCAGCAGTGATTCAGTTTAGGGTCTCAAACCTCCCTAAGCCCATCTGGCTGAACTTTCATCTCTTCCAGGTTGCACAAGAGGCCTGAAAGCAATCTCCCTGGCTTCCCCAGGCCAAAACACTGCCTGTTGAAAAGGGTTTGCAAGCTGCAAGGGCTTGCTGCCACAGAAAGGGAACTCCATACCATAGTTTATcagcaggctgagctcagggcccGGGGGAtggaaaattaaacaaaatcaaCACACGCACTACCAGCTGTTCTAAAAGAGTTTGGTTGTACTCCTGTTGAACCTACAAGACACACTTCTCCCCTGTCCTTTGCATCCTTGTAAAGCCCTACAATCCTGGATTAATACCTGAATTCTTCTGCAGTTGCTCTGGCTCAGGTCAGACATTATTGCCCAGTAGTTTGCTCCCTGACAGCCCAGTGACACATAAGGACTTGAGAGCAGGTCTTTGCTGATATAACCCAGTGCTCCAGCACTCAGGCACAGAACACTCCATTTCAGCTAGAAtctgtccctggctgcagctACTCATTCAGCACATGGGCagctggcaggacacacagTTTCTGATCTGGAACAAAACTGATGCAAAGTAATCCTAAGAGATGCCCAGGTGCCACTTGTGTCTTTTTGAATGCTGAAATACTACAGCACAGCTTGGAGGAACAATTCCAGAGATTCCTGCCATATGGAGgaaaattaaaggtttctgtcACCTGCTCTTGCCCCTGGCCTTAGTTAGATGCAGATCCTCTCACCATGCTGCTGTGGCCTCTACCACCTCAGCTTGCCCACTGCCTGATGGCCTCTCTGGGGCAAGAATGTCTTTTCCAGGACAGGTTTGGGACCACTGAAGCAACTGGCAAAGCCTTGTAGCTGGGGGACCAAGCAAGCCTCATATCTAACACCGAAGAGtaagaaggagagaaaggagcacCGGAGCTTTGGTGGGCCCACGTCCTCTTCCCCTAACCAGCTGTTGGTGGCACAGGTTGCAAAGGGCTTGGGAAACACCCCTGCCTGCCTTAGTGGAGAACTGCAGCAGTCAGATCTGCCAGGGTGATGCTGCTGGACCCACAGGACAGCACAGAAGAAGCAGGCAACATCAGCAATGCTGTTATTTCCATcagcaggagacagcaggaactgcagcacTTCAGCATCGGGACTGAGGCTTCAGGGAAGGCATAGCAGAGAGTCTGGTCACAGAGTGAGACGATGGGGATGGGGGGCAGCTCCTGGATGAGGAAATAGGAGGCAGACAAATatctgctgcactgcaggacACCTTTAATGACACTTCCACGTGCTGGTTGCCAGTGCTACTGCCAGCACACCGCAACAGCCAGCTGGCTGACTCATGGTGCAGGCTGTGATGCCTTGAGGAACGGTCCTGCTTTTGGCAGTGTGCTGCTCAGGCCTTTTTCCCCATCAGAGGCACTTGGTTGTGGGCAGGGATGGTGCTGAAGAGGTGTTTCCTGGTTCTGGCCCCTCAGGGCAGCGCTCCATGCTTCCGTCCCACCTGGGTGAAGGCTTCCACACAGCGGTCGATGTCCTCGTCGCTGTGCACGGCCGAGATCTGCACCCGGATACGCGCCTTGCCCTTGGGCACCACGGGGTAGCTGAAGCCAATCACGTAAATGCCTGGGGAGGAAGTGCAGGCAGAGTCAGAGCtggctgggaaggaggcaggCTGAGGAGCACGGAGGGACAGAAAGGCTCCCCTCCCAGTGACCACTGCAAGCCGTCAGGGCTTTCACATGCCATCGGCTCCCAAGCATGGAAATGAGGTTAAGGGCCAGCAATGGGGGTGGAGTCCAGCATAGAGCATTAATGTAAATCCCCTTCCTAACAGAGAAAAAAGGTGCAGCCAGCAACATCTGGGGGAGACCATGAGGACATTTGCAGCTGGAAGGTGGAGGAGTACTGGATTTCACGCAGAAACATCCTCTGAAGGAGGGCACCACCACCAACAGCCCCTTTCCTCAGGGAATGTGTCTGCATACTGAGCTCCCTCCCCACATCACCTCTGTTGAGCATGTCCTCTGCCATCACTGAGGCCAGCCGAGCATCCCCCAGCATGACTGGACAGATGGGGTGGTCTTTCCCCGAGATGGTGAAGCCAGCCGCCGTCATCTTACTTCTGAACCTGATGAAGAGAACAACAGGATGAGTAAAAATCTCAACAACCCTGTCCTTGGACActcctgcctttctttcccCTGGGAGCCCTGCCCACTGAGAACTGGGTAAGGTTTGCTCCACTCTTCATCTTCTGTGCAGGGAAGAGATCTCTCCTCTTGGAGTGACCTCCTACCATGTCCTGCTCAGCATAATGGGACTGCAGAGCCTTGAGTGGACAATGTGCCCCCGCTCACAGAGCATCCAGATGTGACACATCTACCTGACACAGGCAGGCACATCTTGCAGCTTTCCCTGAGCCCTGATTTGCCAACTGTCTTCACAGTaatcactgggaaaggaggGGTGAATAAATCACAGACAGCTCACGCCTAACaaagctgcccctgctcccacccccacATGGCCCCCTCACCGTTGGGTTTTGGCAGCCATAGACTGTGCAATGGCATTGCTCTCCATGAGCAGGTCCAGGGCCTTGGATGCACAGCCCACCACGGCAGGGGGCAGGCTGTTGGAGAAGAGGTACGGGCGGGAGCGCTGGCGGAGCAGATCGATGAGGGGTTTGGGACCTGTTGTGTACCCACCTGCAgacagaggagagagaaatggaCAAGGCACCCCAGGGTGACCTGTTTAGAGTGAGGCTTCTTGATAAAGCCAACCTGGCACCTATAGCAAGAATTTAGGTACAAACCAGGTCTAAACATCACAGCTGATGCTTTTGACCAAGAGCTTCCACCTTGACACCAAAGGCAAATGCATGCAAAAGATGAAAGTGTAAGGGGCACATGGCAGGATCTCCCTTAATCCTGCAGCAACATCACAAACCAAGCCTTATGCCACCAGTGGAAAAGGATAATGTGCATTTGTTACTCTATCATtaggcagaggaaggaaatgtaAGACTGATGCTGTAGAGCATCAGGATGCTTTAGGGCATGCAGGATGTTGGACAAGAAAATATcttcacctgcagctcctccaagaGCTTTTCCCAGGGTAGAATTGATGATGGTGACTTTGTCCATCACTCCCAGGAGCTCATCAGTACCCCTGTAGGAAAAGAAACATCACATtatcagctgtgccagcacacaccagggaagctgctggatacctcaaggaaaacaaagcactgCCAGCCAGGTCTCTGGCATCCCTCCTTCTAGACAAGGAGGAACAGCCCCTTGAATAGTTCAACCCAAGTGttgaccttcctctcctgcagaaAGCCTAAGCTGGGACCTCATCAAGTAAGAGCATGGGTTCTTCATCCCTTAGAGATGGGAAAGTGCTCAAACTTCCCACACAGAAGTTTAATAATACAAGCAAAGCACTTGCCAGGAGAGGTGGTGCCCAGATGAGATGGTCACACCATCTGTTACACACTGAGAAGCAGCTGTCACTTGGGGATAGATCACTGCTGAAGGATCTCCTTTCAATCCAAGGTGAGGTGCAAAGCCTTCAAGGAGTCCCCACACAAAAACATGCTGGCCATCAGCACCTTGGTCCTTGCTTCAGAACTAGTCAGGGTAGGAGGAAgaaccagggctggggcagtcACTCACCGCCCGTTGGGTCCCAGGAACCCTGTGGCGTGGCATTCATCGATGAAGACCAGGGCATCGTACTTGTGCGCCAGCTGGCAGATCTCCCTCAGCGGCGCGATGTCACCGTCCATGGAGAAGGCTCCGTCAGTGGCCACCAGCCGCAGCCGATGCTTCTGTTGGAGGGAAAAAGGCATCCCCAGGAGTGAAGATGTCACCCTGAGGAGAGGGGCTGGCAAAGGGACACACTCACACTCCTGTATGGAGAGGATGTACCTAACTGAGATGGAGGGGACTGGCATCACAACCAGCTGCTTTGCCACCTTGCCCATCCATGCCTGTTGGCAAAAACAATGCCTATGGCatgggaaagggcagagctCACCCCCAGGACTGGCTGCTGCACAGGCAGAACAGCTAAAgaagtgccctgggctggggtgggagcagaACTCCATACCTGAGCTTCCTTCAGCTTGGCCTCCAGGTCCTGCATGTCCATGTGCTTGTAGCGGTACTTGTTGGCCTTGCACAGGCGGATCCCATCGATGATGGAAGCATGGTTCAGCTCATCTGACAGCACTGCATCCTCTGGGGTCAGCAGGGCCTGGCCGAGCCAAACAGAAAGGATCATCCTTTGCTCTGGATGTCACCTCACTGACATCTCCCAGCCTTCCTCAGTACAGATAACAAGGCTGTGATTGATTCCAGTGGCCACGTCTCTCCTGACACTGCTAGACTTTATATTTCTCCCCTAGTCACCTTATCCATATTTCTTTATGCCAGGCTCTTGCTTGTGGCTTCTGAGCTCAAAATCTCCCTCCCCCTTTCCTAACATGTGAGATCACCCCTGCCCCTCACCTACACTTTCAGGGGGAGTACAGACCTCAGCAGAAATGGGAGCCCTCCCCAagagctggagccagcagaggTGAGGGTGGTTAAATGCCTCTGCATGGCTTCCCTGGTGCAAGGGCCCCAAGGCAGGCTCCTCACCACCAGCCACTGCCATCCTTTCtggtgcacagagctcacagcagaGCCTCTGGAGGCATGGCAGCCACATTGTTGTCACCTCCCTCCTCCATGCACAACACAAAGGAAGCCTCATGAACCTCAAAGATACCAGCGTTGGCATCAAAGCAGCTGGCATAGAGAATGGCATCTTCCCGCTGGTGGAAACGTGCGATCTTCTCCTCCAGGTCCTTGTGTATGCTCTAAAGAGAAGAGAGGAGCAGGAGTCAACAGTGGGCCAGCACAAGTCCTTGCTTGCCCACTGCTGTTAAATGCTGACTTGAAAGGGGAGGACACAGACAGGTTTTATCCAGAAAAGGTGTGTGTGCGTGGGAGAAGATAATTGTGTTCAGCAAATGCAGCCCTAAAGTATAATTATGGGTTTGGATGCCAAAGCTCAGCAGGGAGACTCCAAGCTCCCCATGCACAAGGGAGAAGCTCTGCTTGTTCTTTGCACTTAACCAGGCAGCACTCAAAAAATGCTCCAGCAGGGATAAACTGGGCTGATGGAGCCACTTCAAATCAGGTTCACTGTAATTTTGGCTcgaaagagagagaaaaagacatttattttctgaattcagAGGGATGTTCAGTTTCTTTGCTCTCAGGTGTTGTAATGGTTTAAATTGGCGTATTTCCAGATGCTTGGCTAGTGGGGATTTTTGGCAGGCTCCTTTTCTCACGGGGCCATGTGTAAGTTAGCGCTGCGCACGCATGCCGAGAGGGGAGTCTACGTGGACACCCTGCGGAAGGCCCGcggggcaggggaagggatgCTGCCCGCTACCTGGGTACCGCAGATAAAGCGGACGGAGCTGAGCCCGGCGCCGAACTTCTCCAGGGCCTCCACAGCGGCACGGATCACCTCGGGATGGCTGGAGAGCCCCAGGTAGTTATTGGCGCAGAAGTTGATGATCCCTGCGGgagcagaaagagaaagcaaGGCCATGGCACCGAGGGAAGGGACCGGgagccccctcctcccctccgcGCCCCCCGCACGCaccggcgccgccgcccgccaGCTGGAGGTGGGGGCCCTGCCGGGAGGAGATGACGCGCTCGCTCTTCCAGGTGCCGGCGCCGCGGATCTCCTCCAGCTCGCTCTCCAGCCGCCGCCGCAGctgcgccgccgccgctcccgaCGCGGCCCGGGGGGcgccggccccgggggccccgCGCAGCGCCCGCACCGCCGCCGCCCGCCACATCCCGGCGCTCCGCCCCGCACGCCCGGGGGCGGGCCCCGCGCCCCACCGCCGCTAATTACCCACGGGTTAATTACTGACCAATGCCCATTGGCCGCCGGGGCACCGCCCCTCGCGGGCGGGGCGAGCGCCGCCGGTGCTGCAGCGGCTCGGAGCGCTTGGGCGCCTTCTCTAGGAGGCGTTCGGCGTCTTCTTTGGAGGAGACGATCTGCCCCTAGGGGTTtaggcactgcagagccagaTATGTGATGTCCGGAgtctgagggattttgggacaACGCCATCCGTGAGATTTAGGAACTGTAATGAGGTCGCGTACTAGGGTCTGAGGGATTTCATACCAACAGGGCATCACGGACCTCAAGGATCAACAAGCCCAGGAGCATTTGGTGCCTCTGCCTAGGGATTTGGGGTCCTCAGCACAGCTGACTTGGATCCTTGCAGATAGGTGGTTTATATGTGCCCACCAGTGTGGACACTGAGGCACGGGTCTGTGGTATGTGGGTGTATCCAGCTGAGGTGACCAACAATCCATTGGACAGAGAGGTTTAGGATTTACCAGTGAAAATTAGAATACCCAGACCCAAGGGATTTGAGCACCTCTGGCTAAATGTATTTGTAAACTATAGGCTCAGTGGCTTTAGACACAAAGGGTCATAGAATgatggaatggtttgtgtttgaAGGCACCTTAAAAATCGTCTAGTTCCAAGCTCATGTCgtgggctgggacaccttcaCTAGACCAAGGTGGTCAGAGCCCCATCAAAACTCAGCCTGAGTATTTTTAGGGGtagggcatccacaacttctctgttCTGTCTGGATTAGgcatctccttcctctgctaCAGCTGACTGGGGAATTCTGTAGCCAGACCACTTATTCCAGGGAACTAAGGTAACAAGTGCTTGAAAGGTGTTCAGGGTCTTCAGTCTAGGTGTTCTGGTAGCCTTTGATCCAAGGGTCTTAGGAGCAAGAGCCCACAGGGATTAGGTGCATCCAGGCCAACGATTTCAGTATCCTGAAGTACTGAATTTGGAATCCTTAATGGCTAAAGGGCTCAGGCACCATTTGCCCAAGTGATTTAGGAAGAACAGGCTGAAGGATTTGGGAGCCATCAGGAGAGGGTGAAAACCCTGGGCTTATGAGAGTTAGGCACAGCAAGTCCAAGGGCCTGAGCAcccagggcacccagagccccagggattTTGGAGCTCCTGGCCCAGGTGGTTTGGGATCCTGATGATCAAGAAGTTTCTCTGTCTCTAGCCAAGAGGGATTAGGCAGCCCCTGCCTGAGACTCGCTGAACAGTAAGGCCAGCCCACaggctccctgccagccctggctgtcaggatcaccagcccagcccagggaggggctctggcaggggacaggcaggcCCTGGAGTCGTGCCAGCCCCCACTGGGCACAAAGCCAGAGCCCTCGGGttacagcagggctgagcccagcagctctgcctcaccctgccctggctgcccaccacatcccacctgcagagctgtccaCTGCCTCAGGGTGCTCCTCCATGGGGAGCAAAGATGCTTACAGCTGTGTTTGTCCTTGCTCCCCACGATGATCCCACTTACCACTTCAAGGACACTTTCAACTCCTTGAAAGCCAACGTGGACAGACTCTGGCCCCGCTCCATctcctctgtcccttccctgccccaaaaGTCTCTGCCACCCCccagctgcactgagcagctccacaggctggCGGGCAGCCCGGTTATCTCCAGCGCCAGCTTGACCTCACCCCCAGGAGCCCAACATTCCTCACCTCATCCCCATGGTGGGGATCTGCAGCACTGGATGAGGGAACAGAgaccccttttcctcctctggggAAGGCCAGGGCTTTCGCAGCCATTTTTTCTGGCTTCCCCACCCTTGTCTTTGCCCGGCCCCAACAAACACATAACcccccaggagctccagcaggaccaggaatTGAAATCCTGCACGACCCCAACAGGCACACAAAGTCACCATCACTCCCAACGCACAACAAGCAGTCCAGCATTAATAAAACCAACAGACACACGCACAAGAAATTTCTGAGATAGCAGAATAAAAACCCAGACCAGTAACACtttaaaataggtttttttcattCGTCAACTGCCTTGTTTCAGCTATTTCAATTCATGAATAGAGCAATTCTTTATAAAATGCAGGAGAAAGGCAACAGCTATTTACAGAACCAATGGGGAGAGTACCGAAACGCCTCTAGACTTCTCACTTCTTCTTGGGCGACTTGCGGGCACCGGACTTGGCTCTGGACTTCGACCGCCTTGCCTTCTTGGGCTTGGACATCTTCAGGGTCTTGGCCTTAACAGTCTTTGACTTCTTGGCTTTCTTCGGGCTCCTTGACTTCTTCCTGGCCTTCCTGGCGGCAGACTTGGGCTTCTTGGCCGGGGACCTGGCTTTCCTGGACCTAGACGGCTTGTGGGGCGAAGTGGATCTCCTGGCtgtcttcttcctcttcttggAAGGAGACCTCTTCCTGGAAGGAGACCTCTTCCTGGACGGAGACCTCTTTCTGGATGGAGACCTCTTCCTGGACGGAGACCTCTTCCGCTTGGCTAGGCGGAAAGAGCCGGAGGCACCAACTCCTTTGGTCTGCTTGAGGACTCCGGTGGCCAGCAGGCGCCGAATGGCCAGCCTGATCTGGACGTCGGCGTTCTGGCCCACCTTGTAGTTGCTCTTCACGTACTTCTGGATGGACTGCCGGGACGCGCCGCCGCGGCTCTTGTCGGCCCGGATGGCCGCCTTGATCATGTCCGAGTACGCAGGGTGGGCTGCTGGCCTCCGGGCTGAGCGAGCCCGCTTGGGCTTGGTGGCCGGAGCCGGTGGCAGTGGGATCGGGCTGTCGCTCATGGCGAGTGCTTCGTCCCGCGATGCCCCGCTACGCCCGCACGGCCTGGGACCCCCGCCCCGGGGCGGGGAGAGGCTGGAAGGTAGCGGTGGGTGCGCGAAGCCGCAGCAGAGCCGGTGCCGCTCTGCCCCCGCCGGTGCCCCCGCCGGTGCCTCTgcggccgcgcccgccgcgggCTCCCTTTAAAGCCGCGGTGCGGACCGCGGGGAGGACTGCCCCGCGCGCGCCGCCCGTGTCCCCGCGTGTCCCCTGCCACGCCCTGACCCGAGCCACCGCAGGGACAGTGCGGGGACACGGTGCAGTAAACAACAGTATTTGGGGGAATACATGGTGGGGACCAGGAGGGACACTGGTGGGATCAGTGGGGGACAGAGATGAGGGAGGACTTGTAAGGGACATTTAGTGGGGCACTCAGGTACAAGGTGCATTTGGAAGGATATCGTGTAGGGACAAAGaaggacactgcagggacattggggacactggtaTGTCAGGGATATTCAGAGCAACATCAAGAGATGCAGAGGAACACTTAGGGCAGACACAGGGACATTTACAGGCAACACAAGGGATGTGCTGGAAAAATATCAGGGCACAAGGAAAGACACTATGGAACATATTAAGGGAGCAAGAAGGGACACTAGAGAAgacactgggaatggcaccAAGGAGAAAACAGGGAGCACTGGGCACAAGTCAGCTCAGCAGCAATACCCCATGGCCAAGTGCCACTACTCCCTCTTCTGCCCCTTTGCTCTCCACCAGGTGCTTTAGGAGCACCAGCTCAGCCCTTG
It encodes:
- the LOC135442541 gene encoding noggin-like, giving the protein MEGAHRSCLLLLLCLLPPPGAPGPPPPLEEPREPPPPPSSPVDPAAHLLRGQPSEPVRPYSLSLSPEDYRYAPRPRHLRPGRLRRLLGSAFDPFWMATEQPRGRNGSILEENLESMSRDLAESAGRYRRKLWREAEELELPALLPPGPALPPELAGALARGLRQWLVERAACRLTSAWVDLGPVFWPRWVRHTTCESGPAGCSWPPGMACRPAQLTRIKLLAWHCWNPQPPAAPSCTWRHIPYPVVAACKCSCR
- the LOC135457490 gene encoding histone H5, coding for MSDSPIPLPPAPATKPKRARSARRPAAHPAYSDMIKAAIRADKSRGGASRQSIQKYVKSNYKVGQNADVQIRLAIRRLLATGVLKQTKGVGASGSFRLAKRKRSPSRKRSPSRKRSPSRKRSPSRKRSPSKKRKKTARRSTSPHKPSRSRKARSPAKKPKSAARKARKKSRSPKKAKKSKTVKAKTLKMSKPKKARRSKSRAKSGARKSPKKK
- the GCAT gene encoding 2-amino-3-ketobutyrate coenzyme A ligase, mitochondrial translates to MWRAAAVRALRGAPGAGAPRAASGAAAAQLRRRLESELEEIRGAGTWKSERVISSRQGPHLQLAGGGAGIINFCANNYLGLSSHPEVIRAAVEALEKFGAGLSSVRFICGTQSIHKDLEEKIARFHQREDAILYASCFDANAGIFEALLTPEDAVLSDELNHASIIDGIRLCKANKYRYKHMDMQDLEAKLKEAQKHRLRLVATDGAFSMDGDIAPLREICQLAHKYDALVFIDECHATGFLGPNGRGTDELLGVMDKVTIINSTLGKALGGAAGGYTTGPKPLIDLLRQRSRPYLFSNSLPPAVVGCASKALDLLMESNAIAQSMAAKTQRFRSKMTAAGFTISGKDHPICPVMLGDARLASVMAEDMLNRGIYVIGFSYPVVPKGKARIRVQISAVHSDEDIDRCVEAFTQVGRKHGALP